Proteins from a genomic interval of Rattus norvegicus strain BN/NHsdMcwi chromosome 2, GRCr8, whole genome shotgun sequence:
- the Tdpoz1-ps1 gene encoding TD and POZ domain-containing protein 1-like has product MSRDLEFKRCGYIYSSVQKFCYEWTISNFSVCMDGILENITSPVFSLEANAEEMQWCLRIHPNGIDEESKDYLSVYLWLLSCPESPVWATFQFWIINAQGEKYQIIKVPNVLKFLPNQKWGHKKFILRDFLLFYRHWLLPEDQLTLCCKVCIVGPVFSRPGQNMTPAIRDPRQMLADDLGELWENPLFTDCTLVVAGQEFRDHKAILAAHSPVFRAMFEHEMLESLTNRIEIHDIHLQVFKEMMAFIYTGKAPHLHIHSMATGLLSVADMYDLQDLKVMCEDALCRNLSVKNAVPTLILADLHNADHLKTKAMDFIILHASEFSETMGWKSMVESYPHLVEEAFHSLSSIQCPFFVALT; this is encoded by the coding sequence ATGTCAAGGGACCTGGAATTCAAGAGGTGTGGCTACATATATAGCAGTGTTCAGAAGTTCTGCTACGAGTGGACCATTAGCAACTTTTCAGTTTGCATGGATGGAATTTTGGAAAATATTACAAGCCCAGTGTTCTCATTAGAGGCCAATGCAGAAGAAATGCAATGGTGTTTGAGGATACATCCAAATGGTAttgatgaagaaagcaaagattaccTGTCAGTTTACCTGTGGTTGCTCAGTTGTCCAGAGAGTCCAGTTTGGGCAACGTTCCAGTTCTGGATTATAAATGCCCAAGGAGAGAAATATCAAATTATAAAGGTCCCAAATGTTTTAAAGTTTCTACCAAACCAAAAATGGGGGCACAAAAAGTTCATCCTTCGAGATTTCCTCCTCTTTTATAGGCACTGGCTTCTCCCTGAAGACCAGCTCACCCTGTGCTGCAAGGTGTGCATAGTAGGACCCGTCTTTAGCAGGCCTGGACAGAACATGACACCTGCAATCAGGGATCCAAGACAGATGTTGGCAGATGACCTAGGGGAGCTGTGGGAGAATCCCCTCTTTACAGACTGCACCCTGGTGGTTGCTGGCCAGGAATTCAGAGATCACAAGGCCATCCTAGCAGCTCACTCTCCAGTTTTTAGAGCAatgtttgaacatgaaatgctGGAGAGCCTAACAAATCGCATTGAGATCCATGACATTCATCTGcaagtctttaaggaaatgatgGCCTTCATTTACACAGGGAAGGCACCACACCTCCACATCCATTCAATGGCCACTGGTTTGTTGTCAGTTGCTGACATGTATGACCTGCAGGACTTGAAGGTCATGTGTGAGGATGCCCTGTGCAGGAACCTCTCTGTGAAAAATGCTGTACCCactctcatcctggctgacctccacaACGCAGACCACCTGAAGACTAAGGCCATGGATTTCATTATACTTCATGCTTCTGAATTCTCTGAGACCATGGGGTGGAAGTCAATGGTGGAGTCATATCCCCACTTGGTGGAGGAAGCATTTCACTCCCTGTCTTCCATACAGTGTCCTTTTTTTGTAGCCCTCACTTAA